A stretch of DNA from Lepus europaeus isolate LE1 chromosome 11, mLepTim1.pri, whole genome shotgun sequence:
aaccctacaggctacaAGAGAACAGCAGGGTATATtctaagttttaagagaaaaaaccaGTCAACCTAGTACActgtacactgcaaagctctcatttatgaatgagaggtgaaataaggaccttccataacaaacagaaactgaaagaatttttcaccacttgTCCTGCCTTACAAAActtgcttaagaatgtgctacatacagaagcatggtcatcactgtgaaagaaggcaaaggcagaaaatctcccagtaaaagtacaaaggaaatccaaagtaaacaatagcaatatttatgGGAATATGGCAGTACCacatcattacttatcaataatcaccttgaatgtaaatggcttcaactttccagttaaaaaatacaggctggatgaatggattaaagaacaagacccatctatttgctgcctacaagaaactcaactcaccaacaaagatacatagactgaaagtgaaaacacagaaaaagatattccatgctaacagaaacaaaaaaagaactggtatagccatcctaatatcagacaaaatagaaaaaaactgctaagagaaaaagaagagcacCACATAACGATTaaatgatcaattcaacaggaaaatgtgactataataaatgcatatacattcaactacagggcatctggcttcttaaaagaaatgtcaatggaactaaagggagacaaagaatcCAATGtaataatgggggatttcaataccccactttcagcaatggacagatcaaccagacaggaaATCAGCCAGGAAACTAAACAGtcaatcaacactatagaccaaatgggcttaatggatatctacagaactttttatcctacaccaatgaactaactccaatccttctcaagctattaaaaacaactgaaagggaggaaatccacCCAAACTcctttatgaagccagcatcaccttaattcctaaacctgaaaaaaggcagtacagagaaagagaactacagaccaattttcctgatgaatatagatgcaaaaaaaaaaaaaaaactcaaaatatactagccaatcaaatgcAATGACagatcagaaaaatcattcacccacattagtgggatttgtccctggtatgcagggatggttcaacattctcaaatcaatgtgatacatcacattaacaaactgagttATCTGAACCCTCATGttttttcagctcaattcacactatctaagatacagaatcaacccaatgtccatcaactgaagactggataaagaaattataatatatGTACATCATGacctactacacagcagtaaaaaaaaaagttaaatcctgtcctttgcaacaaaatggatgaaattggaaaacaacataattagtgaagtaagccaatcccaaaagaacaaataccatggtctccttgatctgtgataaccaacagagcacctaaaaagtaatccatataagtgaaattgatactttgagatgcaatgactttgaacactccttgtctcaactgttgaggaactggatctccacatgtagaagtatgaagcaagacctatATTCACACCTTacaccaaaatccactcaaaatggatcaaggatctaaatctataacctgaaaccatcaaattataagAGAACAATGGAGAAATTCTGCAAGTCTTTGACAAAGGcaaaaagttctttgaaaagaccccagaggcacaatcaaagccaaaattgacaaatgtgtttaaatcaagttgagaagcttctacactgcaaaagcaGCACTCAGCaatgtgaaaaggcaactgacagtatgagaaaaaatatttgcgaaATATgccactgataaaggattaatttccagaatatatGGAGATCAAGGGACAAGTACCAAATGCTCCCCCCTATCTGTGGTaagtagagtacctaaaaggtaatttatagaagtgaaattgatgctttgagatgcaatgactttgaacagcccttgtctcaactgaaAAGGAACATTGTTTCATACTAttcattgaaatctttacttaatatagggtTGATCTTACatgcataaagttaatttaaaatagattctAGTAAGAAGTAGGAATGAGattgggagaaagaggaagaagggtgggagtgcagttGGCAGAGttccagtgcatggaagacttctctgtctctacctctctctgtaactctttcaaataaacaaatctttaaaaaaaaaaaaagattgttgaaggaatagaagaaaatattttcaaactatttacCTGACagaggattaatattcagaatacaaAAGGAACACAAACAACTCAACAATATGGCTAGGAAACAGGCAAAGGATCTGAAGAGAAACTTCTCAAGAGAAACACAGATTGAGGTCAGCACTGAGGTGtcgcaggttaagatgctgcctatgATGTTGTCATACCATAAGGGTAttgctttgagtcccagttctgtaCTTCttatatagctccctgctaacacacgtaggaaagcagatggcccaagtgtttgggcctctgcacccaagttgTAAATCCAGGTGCAGTTCCAGACtaagcttttgcctggcccagcccaatcaatgtgatatcctgggaagtgaaacagtggatggaagcttgctctctctctctctctcaccattaattgtctttcagataaatctttaaaaagcaaaagaaacacaaattgcCCAAAACCACTCAGTATCACTAACCATCAGTTAAATGCAAACCAAAAACATGAGATATTATCTCAATGCATTAGAATGGTAAAACTACGTGTGAAACATGCAAGTAAATTCCTGCATAGCAGGCAGACACTTAACAAACCACTAGGGACAGAAATGAGCCCTTGTCAATTTATTGCAGGAACAGAAACTGAGTCCTTAGCAAAAAGACAGTGAGCTGTTTGAAAACCAGAAATTCTTTCACAGGTCATTAAGAGAGTAAATATTCAATGCTAAGAATTCTGGATGAgatgacgccataaacaagagtgtcaatttgttaagtcaacaacaggattcactgtgcacttactccccatgtgggatctctgtccttaatgtgttgttcaatgtgaattaatgctataagctttggaaatttatatttattaaataaaagttaaaaaaaaattctggatgaGAAAAAAGTCTAATCCTCTGCTATGATTAGGTATGGATACTAAAGTCTCACTACTACAGTGCTGTAATATTCTCAAGTTGAATctataaatctataaataattgttcacagcagcattttgCAAACACcagaaaatatgaacaaaacaTTCACaattcagagtaaaaaaaaagtggtaaaaccataaaatggaatatataaTCCAAGCATAAAATGGAATTATGCACAGATTTACTTAACTGAATATATAAGGAGACTCCAAAAATTTGAGGACATATTaattaaaagctaaaaatagggggcagcattgtggcatagcaggtaatccacagcctgcaatgccaacatcccatatgggcaccagtttgtgtccccgctgctccaattccattccagttccctggtaatggcctgggaaatgcagtagaagatagtacaagtccttgggctcctgctacccatgtgggagacccagatgaaattcctggcctagttctggctgttgcaggtatctgaggAGAAAACTAACAGatactaacagatggaagatctatccctCTCTGCTTTAACtcttaaagatcttaaaaaaaaaaaaaaaagttaaaatactagaaatagaGACAATATAAACTTCATTTCTCAACATCACCTCCATTAAACTCTGGACATTTTGTAATTGATAATAGAAATTTAATTCATCTCTAAAGAACTGAGAGTCCTGGGAAatcaatgatttctttttcttcttttttttttctcttttttttttttttgacttagtaaatgaacaaaaatggaTGGGGTTTGAAAAGTGTTTCAAGTCAGAAAACAAAATAGGATTCAAGCCAAGACTATAAGGTGGATGGCTAATGATTTCCCACCAAAATTCCAACAAAATCTCCTTTGTTTGATGACAGGAGCATTAGCAAAGAGAACTCTGgtaaaaatttcccaggtttttttttttttttttaattttggctaaAATTTTCAAACACTCATAATAAATAGATATTGTCATTCCTTGGCCCTCCAGAAAAGTCAACAAGGAAAATTCCTCACGCATTCAAAAAATGTGTCCATGGTATTTGCTTTTGAGTCATCTGCTTTTGCTTTGAATAGACCACTGTATCTACCTCTTGGTAGTCACTGATTTGAGTATGCTTTGTATTCAGGATATAGGTAATGCCATGCTGGAGTCCAccataagtcttcaaaaaaaaaagtcttaatttcgcttatttaaaatttccattaattGCTTTGCTTGTCTTTAGTTACCTTGAGTTTAATAGTTTTGGCATTCATCAAACAGAAAACTAGCTTGTCAGAATGGTGTATGCTGAATCAACTGCAATAtctattttgttattaatttttctgCTATTGATCATCAGTTCTCCTCAATGAGGGAATATGattaatctttaaagaagaaattgtGGACAGTGTGCTGCTTTAGGGCTTCATTTTCAACATCTTGTCACTTCTTAAAACTAATTACCTGTTTATAAATTGTTTATGTTTTGGGGGCATTGCCCACACTTTTTGTGAAGCCTCAATGATTCCACCATTCTTTCACTCATGATTCACCATACATTTAAGGTTTGTTCTTCAATTTTTAGCAGAATTCAAGTTTCTCTGACTGGGGCTCTCTTCACACTAATGTCTTAGCTTTCTGATCACATCAAACTAGACCCTATTCAGATGGACTATAACAGATAAATAGCTTATTTTGCTAAAGAATTTCTGAAATCTACACATATTTtgttcaaaatacacatttctcagaacactTTCAAGTCTTCATACTTGTGATAGATGCTCTGTGCATTCTAAAATTTAGTACCCTCTCTAGCCTCTCCTTACTGGGTACCAGTAGCATCTATCACCACCTCGTTATGACAACCAAAAATCTTTCCAGCAATTATAAAATTCTATTCAACTGTTTGTTGAATACTTGCtaaaaattttatatactatACTCATATTTACTGTTTTGAGATGCCCTgcttgaaaacaaaatgaaaatttgtaaTCTTTCTGTTTCTACTCAAAATTTCTATCAATCTTACCACACTGATCACCCAATTTGGGCTTGAAAATTAACAAGGGTTTCTTTCCTGCGGGAATTTTCTCATATAGAAAGGTTATAAACTTCTCCCAGATATCATCCATTATGTGGATTCTTCAATAAATGGATTAAGCACAATGGGCTATGTGTGTTATAATGCAAACACTTCACAAATACAATGGCTCAAcagaatatttatttctatatggTGTAAAGCACAAAAAATAAAGATGGGGTATATCTCTACCACAAGAAATTCCTGTTGTCTTTACTCACAATGGCCTTTAACCATATATGGTCATCAAGGCATCCTGGCATTCATATACAGTTTAGTCACACAGGGCATGAGAAATCAGTGGACCACAtggtcttctttctcctcccaggCTTGGATATAATGTCCATTACTCCTTGGCAGTACTCTGTTATATGGTGCCcaataaaaattagataaaaaataacaacaacccTGGGCTTTTTAAACTATAGCCACTGTTTGCCATACAAGATGTCTCCCCAGCATTCTCTGAAGTTTAGTAAGGTGTTAACTTGTTTATGCAATAGGCTTTCTTAAGTGACGTTTCTCAAGCCTGTTGAGGTTTGACTTCTGGTTGAAACACTTCCTATTATATTTACATTCTTAGGATTTCTATCttgtgtgagttctctgatgcATACTGAGGTGTGATTTCTGGCAAAAGGTCTTTCTACACTCactacattcatagggtttctctcctgtgtgagttctctgatggACAGTGAGGTCTGACTTACGGGAGAAAGATTTCCTACACTCactacattcatgaggtttctctcctgtgtgaattctcatATGACTGCTGAGGTAGGACTTCCGGCAGAAGGTTTTGCTACATTCGTTACATTCATAGGGCTTCTCTCCTGTATGAGTTCTCCGATGGACAGTGAGGTCTGACTTTTGATAGAAAGACTTCctacattcattacattcataaggtttttcaCCTGTGTGAGTTTTCTGATGTAAAATAAGGTTTGACTTTTGGTAGAAAGATTTCTCACATTTGTTACATTCATAGGGCTTCTCGCCTGTGTGGGTTCTCTGATGCCTGATAAGGTTTGACTTCTGGTTGAATGATTTCCCACAtccattacattcatagggtttctcacctgtgtgagttctctgatgaACAGTGAGATCTGATTTACGGGAGAAAGATTTCCTACACTTATTACATTCATAGGGCTTTTCTCCTGTGTGAGTTCTGTGATGTATAATAAGGTCTGACTTCTGGTAGAAAGATTTActacattcattacattcatagggtttttcTCCTGTGTGAGTTCGTTGATGACTGCTGAGGTTCGACTTCTGGCAAAAGCTTTTGctacattcattacattcatagggcttctctcctgtgtgagttctctgatgtACAGTGAGGTCTGATTTACGGTAGAAAGATTTCCTACACTCATTACATTTATGGGGCTTCTCTCTTGTTCTAGGTTGTAAAATAAGGTCTGACATCTGgtagaaatatttcatatatttgttataaTCATTGCATTTCTCATCTATATCAGTTCTGTGGTTTCTACTGAGGTTTGACTTCAGACTGAAAGGTTTTCTAAACTCATTAGATATATATGGCTTATCCACTGTGTATGCTCCCTGATGTTTTGTAACATATGCTCTCTGAATGAAGGGTTTCTCATATTCAGAGCATTTACTGGATTTCTCTCTTATGGGTACTTTTTGATGGTTGGTCAGTTTAGGCCTTATATAGGTTTTCCCACATATACTATATTCAAAAGTTTTCTTTTCTACCTGAGCTATCTCTTGTATGACGAAAGCTGATGTATCACAGGCTTTCTCATACTCATTATATTTATATGAGGTTCCTCTCATATGAACCCTCTTAGGTGTAAAGAACACTGCCGCAGTGTTGAAGGTTTTCACTTGTCCTCTATATTCAAACTCCTGCTGCTTATTTTGATTACTGTGATGCTTACCAATATACTTAAGATGTCTGAAAACATTTCCAGTTCTCTTATGGTCATCAGGCTTCTCTGCAGCATGCATCTCTCCAGGTTCTCTACAGATATTCATATTCTGACATATAATTAACTCTTCAGGCTCCATTCCTATGTAGTTTCCATTATTTATAATCAGTTCTGAAATACAGTTAGAATTCAAATTGAATGCTTTTCCTAATTCAACTCTCTGCTCAGTTGCTGAGTTACTGTTAGAGATTACAACTTTCCACAAGTGCCTGTCTTGACTTTTCTGGCTGGTGTCAATTACATCATCCACTTTCTGGAcatctaaaatgagaaaaaaataataattatagccATAGTCAGATCCAAGTATTTATTATGGAATGTTCAAATAAAGAAAGTTTCTTCCTATGCTAGCATTAAAGATTTTTGTCCCTACTActaataaaataaactatttctgcctttttttccAAAGCTGAattatgtttttctcttcttcacttaagttttttttttaatattgtaggAAACAGTCAAAATATTCACCTACCACCTAAATGTAGTTTCCTAACTATAATTTTAAGGTACATGCTTTTCACATACCCTATATTTTAACTGTTGTTttcctatatttttttatttatcagtcTTTTACGGTGTTTTTCTGATTCTCTAGCTTTGATGATGGAAACAGGAATGGCTGTGAGCATCTATGGTGgtttacaaatgaaaaatcacTCCCCACCCTACATGAAGACATCTTCCAAattcctaatttaaaatagtaacCTCTACTTATCAGAAACATAACAGGTACAGGAATCTGTTTTCAAGCAACCTGGGCAAACAATCCCAGCCAGTCTAAAAAATTGGTTTCACAACCCAGGATGTGACCATCATATATGAAAAGTCTTTCTGGCCCCTTTAGAGATCAACAGTCCTGACATTCTCATAGCCTTTCCTTATATGTAAGCACTTCCTTGACAATTCATTTCTTAATGTTTCTGTTCCATGGACATTCAGGTTTCTCCTTAGTTATACAGAAAATGGAAGCTTTTAtaaagtcctctttttttttcttttttttgctgttttaggaaaatttttctacaaagaaaaggggaaaatgatAACATCAAACTCTGCTGAGACAGAAATTTGAGCCCTTCAACATGATTCCTTGGTTCACTTGGGTTTGAGAGTCAGGATCTCCTCCTGGTCCTCCTCCCATTTCCAGGACTTCTGGAAACAGGATATTTGAAATAGCTCAACATGGCCAGTACTTGTGTTCTGCTCTTCCTGGCCTTCCTACCCAGTATGAAGACTTACCTGGGAGGCTCTGGCCTGGGGATTCTCCCATCCATGTCTCTACTTCTGGCTCCAAGTTGGAGATCACCTCAGGTTTGGGAATGCACTGCCCTGTTAacaggaaatcagagtaaaaatgtgcCTATGCTGAATCTACCTAGCTTCACTAATTTCTGATGTCTAGTTATACAAAGCTCATACTTTGATCTATTTCCCCATTAGTTCCACAAATGACTTTTTCATAAatacatggattttatttttactatcagTCTGAAACCAGTATTTCAAAGTTGCATCTCCAATGGAGATGTACACCTTCTACTGTTAACTATATCCACCTATCCTTCAAACTTAGAAAACAGTCATCTCAAAATCAAGGTAGCGCAAATAAAGAACTACTCTATAGCTGCCTTCCCTAGGGCATTTCTTAAAACAGTACAtcccactttctctgtctctcatcctaGAAAACACTCCTTGTGGTTCTTATCTCACAATTACATAaatttactgttattctctctcaaaagaattttaaaatcccTTTAAAAGGAGACATATTTGTCTGACTACTGCTATCCCAACAACTGAACACCTACAAGCTGCACAATTAGCAAGcattgaatgaattaatgtatAAACAAGTGGGAAAAAGTCCATTAGAATGGAGGAAAGAAGGACAACTGAGCATTTAAAGTATTTGATCAAGTAAAAGTCTAAATATGACAGATGGATTgaggtttttaaagaaaatactcaaccaaaaaaaggcagagaggtagGTTTCCATGTGAGAGCCATCCTCGGAGATTGTACAATGCATGTATCTGATGTGTGACAGAAGCTGTCTTCGGGTGTGGAACCTGGTGGAAAAGATTACTGAGAACAACTCAAAATGGCCAGTATCTGCTGGCCTCCACTCTTCCCATCCTTCCTGCCCATTATGCAATGACTGACCTAAGAGTCTCTCGTTTGAGTTTTCTACCAGCCATGGCTCTTCCCCTTGCTCCAGCTTCAGTATCATCTCAGGCTTGGGAATGCAGTGCCCTGTTAATAGAAAATAATGTAGAGCTTTTTCCAAACTGCTAACTTGGGTCTTTCgaagaattaaaatattatggTTTCTAGGATTGTGCAATGTAGGAACCAGTGACACTTTTTATTGGAAAGGAGTGAATGTTAAAATTCTTTAGTGCCTGGAATTACATACCTAAACAGCATTAAAGCTTATAAGCATTGATATATTTACTAAGAAGAGTGTTGCTCCTGGGAATACTGAGATTTTTACTCACCCAAAGACACCAAGCAGCTGTAGGTCTCTAGCATCACATCCCTGTAGAGGGCTTTTTGAGTATCATCCAGATCTTGCCACTCTTCCCAGGTGAAGTTAACAGTCACATCCTCAAATGACACCAACCCCTGTAACGGCACATTTCTCCTCAACTCATTATCCCTGGGATTCACAAGAACATGAAACCTCAGAGTTCACTCTTGTGTGTATCTTACATATACCTAATATAAGATGAAGTTTGTTTTGTATCTTGTATATGTTGTGAAGAAAGGTCACAGAAGAAACATATTGGCTCTGTACTAATTAATTAACGATTAAAAATATCATAACATTTCCATTAGAGATATAGAAATGTCTTTGTTGCCAGGGATAAAAGCAAGATAAAAATTCTCCTCCTccgagagaatgatcctgtgggggaagcaggacacacagcagactcatagaatggcaaatgcccaaaacagcactcctgcctcagaatcaacccttgggacattgggatctggctaaaaggtccatgagagtctcacaggcatggaaagccatgacacagtggcaaaaaacaatctaaatcaggagatgggaggtttgc
This window harbors:
- the LOC133770417 gene encoding zinc finger protein ZFP2-like → MIMLHSSLPAVLPEFSMCFQEQRKMYKSLGLVSFEDVTVNFTWEEWQDLDDTQKALYRDVMLETYSCLVSLGHCIPKPEMILKLEQGEEPWLVENSNERLLGSTPEDSFCHTSDTCIVQSPRMALTWKPTSLPFFGQCIPKPEVISNLEPEVETWMGESPGQSLPDVQKVDDVIDTSQKSQDRHLWKVVISNSNSATEQRVELGKAFNLNSNCISELIINNGNYIGMEPEELIICQNMNICREPGEMHAAEKPDDHKRTGNVFRHLKYIGKHHSNQNKQQEFEYRGQVKTFNTAAVFFTPKRVHMRGTSYKYNEYEKACDTSAFVIQEIAQVEKKTFEYSICGKTYIRPKLTNHQKVPIREKSSKCSEYEKPFIQRAYVTKHQGAYTVDKPYISNEFRKPFSLKSNLSRNHRTDIDEKCNDYNKYMKYFYQMSDLILQPRTREKPHKCNECRKSFYRKSDLTVHQRTHTGEKPYECNECSKSFCQKSNLSSHQRTHTGEKPYECNECSKSFYQKSDLIIHHRTHTGEKPYECNKCRKSFSRKSDLTVHQRTHTGEKPYECNGCGKSFNQKSNLIRHQRTHTGEKPYECNKCEKSFYQKSNLILHQKTHTGEKPYECNECRKSFYQKSDLTVHRRTHTGEKPYECNECSKTFCRKSYLSSHMRIHTGEKPHECSECRKSFSRKSDLTVHQRTHTGEKPYECSECRKTFCQKSHLSMHQRTHTR